The Fusarium graminearum PH-1 chromosome 2, whole genome shotgun sequence genome includes a region encoding these proteins:
- a CDS encoding argininosuccinate lyase, whose protein sequence is MAANNTNNAGAPAEGMLWGGRFTGGIDPLMHQYNASISYDKHLYKEDILGSIAFARANAKSGIISNDEFTEIERGLREVMKEWEAGTFTIMPNDEDIHTANERRLSEIIGKEIGGKLHTGRSRNEQVVTDMRMWLRERIREIESYLVAFLQVIAGRAEADIDHIMPGYTHLQLAMPVKFSQWLLSYGFSFASDLERLREVLKRVNRSPLGAGALAGNAFGIDRQMMAKELGFEGIMWNSMGAVADRDFVTEFLSWGTMFMGHISRFSEDLIIYSTAEFGFKKNPDGLELLRGKAGRAFGHFAGVYVATKGIPSTYNKDLQESWEPMLDHVKTVSDSVQIANGVLSTLKLRPDRMRASLNPFLLATDVADALVRLGVPFRETHHISGRVVAKSEELGIPMDQLSVEQLQAIDSRFPDNIKDVFNYEASVESRNAQGGTSRAGVLEQIEVLKGMLN, encoded by the exons ATGGCCGCCAACAATACCAACAATGCCGGTGCTCCCGCTGAGGGTATGCTCTGGGGTGGTCGCTTTACAG GCGGTATTGATCCCCTGATGCATCAATACAATGCCAGTATCTCTTACGATAAGCACCTCTACAAGGAGGACATTCTCGGCAGCATTGCCTTTGCCCGCGCCAATGCCAAGTCAGGCATCATCTCCAATGATGAGTTCACTGAAATCGAGCGTGGTCTCAGAGAGGTCATGAAGGAGTGGGAGGCTGGTACCTTTACCATCATGCCCAATGATGAGGAT ATTCATACTGCAAACGAGCGACGCCTATCCGAGATCATTGGTAAGGAGATCGGTGGAAAGCTTCACACTGGTCGCAGCCGAAATGAGCAGGTTGTTACCGACATGCGAATGTGGCTGCGCGAGCGTATTCGTGAGATTGAGAGCTATCTTGTTGCCTTCCTCCAGGTCATCGCCGGCCGCGCTGAGGCCGATAT CGACCATATCATGCCCGGGTACACACATCTTCAATTGGCTATGCCAGTCAAGTTCTCCCAATGGCTCCTGTCATACGGCTTTTCCTTTGCCTCTGACTTGGAACGATTACGCGAGGTCTTGAAACGCGTCAACAGGAG CCCactcggtgctggtgctctTGCCGGCAATGCCTTTGGTATTGATCGTCAaatgatggccaaggagctcGGCTTTGAAGGAATAATGTGGAACAGCATGGGCGCCGTTGCTGACCGTGACTTTGTTACTGAATTCCTGTCTTGGGGTACCATGTTCATGGGACACATCTCCAGGTTCAGTGAAGACTTGATCATTTATTCCACTGCTGAATTTGGCTTT aagaagaaccccGACGGCCTCGAGCTTTTGAGGGGCAAGGCTGGCAGGGCCTTTGGTCATTTTGCCGGTGTCTATGTTGCCACAAAGGGTATTCCAAGTACTTACAACAAAGACTTGCAAGAGAGTTGGGAGCCTATGCTGGATCATGTCAAGACTGTCTCCGATAGTGTGCAGATCGCAAATGGCGTCCTTAGCACTCTCAAGCTTCGACCAGACCGCATGAGAGCCTCTCTCAACCCTTTCCTCCTTGCAACCGACGTTGCAGATGCTCTTGTTCGACTTGGCGTGCCTTTCCGTGAGACACACCACATTTCAGGACGCGTGGTGGCCAAGAGCGAGGAGTTGGGAATCCCAATGGACCAGCTGAGCGTTGAGCAACTTCAGGCCATTGATAGCCGATTCCCCGATAACATCAAGGACGTATTCAACTACGAGGCTAGTGTTGAATCAAGGAACGCTCAAGGTGGCACCAGCCGAGCAGGTGTGCTGGAGCAGATCGAGGTCCTCAAGGGCATGTTGAATTAG